In the Gammaproteobacteria bacterium genome, one interval contains:
- the infA gene encoding translation initiation factor IF-1, with protein sequence MAKEDSIEMEGKVVETLPNTTFRVELENGHVVTAHISGKMRKHYIRILTGDSVTVQLTPYDLSKGRITYRAR encoded by the coding sequence ATGGCAAAAGAAGATTCCATCGAGATGGAAGGCAAGGTGGTCGAGACCCTGCCCAATACCACGTTCCGCGTGGAACTCGAAAACGGACACGTGGTGACCGCCCACATCTCTGGCAAGATGCGCAAGCATTACATCCGCATCCTCACCGGGGATTCGGTGACGGTACAGCTCACCCCCTACGACCTCAGTAAGGGGCGTATCACCTACCGCGCCCGCTAG
- a CDS encoding metallophosphoesterase, whose translation MLRHINAMVSQLWGNGDGPEEYAAVHRFPLNSEGRDFVVGDIHGMFAHLSVLLEEVEFDSGRDRVFSVGDLVDRGPESNAALDWLAQPWFYACRGNHEQFAIDSENGKDLDFWVRYNGGEWWLELDETEQARFRRTFDNLPLALEVETHSGLVGIVHADVPADVSWDEFAELLEGGVAEASVYALYSRGRVHGQVLAEPVAGKVDRVYCGHTPVREPVTVGNVHFIDTAAVYVHENYAGARLTLVEIHPRAHQEYYIRTDRVV comes from the coding sequence ATGCTAAGACACATCAACGCCATGGTGTCTCAACTATGGGGCAACGGCGACGGGCCGGAGGAATATGCCGCTGTCCATCGCTTTCCCCTCAACTCCGAGGGACGGGATTTCGTCGTGGGCGATATCCATGGCATGTTCGCTCACCTGTCCGTCCTGCTGGAAGAAGTGGAGTTCGACTCCGGCAGGGATCGCGTGTTCTCCGTGGGCGATCTCGTGGATCGGGGGCCGGAGTCCAACGCTGCCCTGGACTGGCTCGCACAACCCTGGTTTTACGCCTGTCGCGGTAACCACGAACAGTTTGCCATCGACTCCGAGAACGGCAAGGACCTGGATTTCTGGGTGCGCTACAACGGTGGCGAGTGGTGGTTGGAACTGGACGAGACGGAACAGGCCCGCTTCCGCCGCACCTTCGACAACCTGCCCCTGGCCCTGGAGGTGGAAACCCATAGTGGATTGGTGGGCATCGTCCACGCGGACGTGCCCGCGGATGTCAGTTGGGACGAGTTCGCCGAATTGTTGGAAGGCGGTGTCGCCGAGGCCTCGGTGTATGCCCTCTACTCCCGGGGCAGGGTACACGGCCAGGTCCTGGCGGAGCCGGTGGCCGGCAAGGTGGACCGTGTCTATTGCGGCCATACGCCGGTGCGCGAGCCCGTCACCGTGGGCAACGTGCATTTCATCGACACCGCGGCGGTGTACGTGCATGAGAACTATGCGGGGGCACGCCTCACCCTGGTGGAGATCCATCCGCGGGCCCACCAGGAATATTATATCCGGACGGATCGCGTGGTGTGA
- a CDS encoding low molecular weight protein-tyrosine-phosphatase — protein sequence MEEDQSVKILFVCMGNICRSPTAHGVFRRLVEEAGLTDRIRIDSAGTHAYHVGEPPDARSQAAAARRGVEFSDLRARQVSAEDFERFDYVLAMDRDNLSHLRYMCPESQRAKVGLFLEYANSRRAGEVPDPYFGGDKGFEKVLDLVEAGARGLLEHVRKTHL from the coding sequence ATGGAAGAAGATCAGTCGGTTAAAATACTCTTCGTGTGCATGGGCAATATCTGCCGCTCGCCCACCGCCCACGGCGTGTTCCGCCGGCTCGTGGAGGAGGCGGGGCTCACCGACCGCATCCGTATCGATTCTGCGGGCACCCATGCCTACCATGTGGGGGAACCCCCGGATGCCCGTTCTCAGGCGGCGGCGGCCCGCCGCGGCGTAGAGTTCTCGGATCTGCGGGCCCGTCAGGTGAGCGCAGAGGACTTCGAGAGATTCGACTACGTCCTGGCCATGGACAGGGACAACCTTTCCCATCTGCGCTACATGTGTCCCGAGAGCCAGCGCGCCAAGGTGGGGCTGTTCCTGGAGTATGCCAACTCACGCCGCGCCGGCGAGGTGCCTGACCCGTACTTCGGCGGCGACAAGGGCTTCGAGAAGGTGCTGGATCTGGTGGAGGCGGGGGCACGAGGATTGCTGGAACATGTCCGCAAGACCCACCTCTGA
- a CDS encoding Arm DNA-binding domain-containing protein encodes MGLTDAACRAKWDGKDRMMGDGGGLYLNVRRKSKTWIVRRTRAGAKRVMTLGHHPDMSLAEARREAAKLDPRKHGSTRTVSDLVKDYRGIIERDNKRPHLTTGYLDRGIPLHLRDMRIADVARADLVAAIREYKIRINGRSGERARDAFRGILRQMFGLAVEQGDIDINPAAGITARITGYTPKDRARVLNDDEIRLLWRQV; translated from the coding sequence ATGGGACTGACAGATGCAGCATGCAGGGCGAAGTGGGACGGGAAAGATCGCATGATGGGTGATGGTGGGGGCCTTTACCTGAATGTCCGCAGGAAGTCGAAAACATGGATTGTACGGAGGACGCGAGCAGGCGCCAAGCGAGTAATGACCCTTGGCCACCACCCCGACATGAGTCTGGCTGAGGCCCGCCGAGAAGCCGCCAAGCTGGACCCACGCAAGCATGGCAGCACACGCACGGTTTCAGACCTGGTGAAGGACTACCGGGGCATCATCGAGCGGGACAACAAACGGCCTCACCTGACAACCGGATATCTTGATCGGGGGATCCCCCTCCACCTGCGCGACATGCGGATCGCCGATGTGGCCCGGGCCGACCTGGTGGCCGCAATCCGCGAGTATAAGATCCGAATCAATGGCCGTAGCGGAGAGCGGGCCCGGGACGCCTTCCGGGGGATCCTCCGCCAGATGTTCGGCCTGGCCGTTGAACAGGGTGACATCGATATAAACCCGGCGGCAGGCATCACGGCCCGGATCACCGGGTACACGCCGAAAGACCGGGCACGGGTGCTGAATGACGATGAGATCCGATTACTGTGGCGCCAGGTGTAG
- the istB gene encoding IS21-like element helper ATPase IstB, whose product MIPNPSLKERATALKLHGLLSHWEEHADAGWVESLIQWEEEERADRSLERRMKGARLGRFKPLADFDWGWPSRCDRELVSELMRLDFLTEAVNIILVGPNGVGKSTLARNIAHQAVLAGHSVLFTSAGQMLNDLAAQDGDSALKRRLARYARPQLLAVDEVGYLAYSNRHADLLFEIVSRRYEEKSTLVTTNRPFAEWGEVFPNASCVVSLVDRLVHRSEILTIEGESYRLKEAKERQQQQAQRRQSAAKSNKGAQP is encoded by the coding sequence ATGATCCCTAACCCATCCCTGAAAGAACGGGCCACGGCCCTCAAGCTCCATGGCCTGCTGAGCCATTGGGAGGAGCACGCCGACGCTGGCTGGGTCGAGTCCCTGATCCAGTGGGAAGAGGAAGAACGTGCCGACCGCAGCCTCGAGCGGCGCATGAAAGGGGCGCGGCTGGGCCGCTTCAAACCCCTGGCCGACTTCGACTGGGGCTGGCCCAGCCGTTGCGACCGGGAACTGGTCAGTGAGCTGATGCGCCTCGACTTCCTTACCGAGGCGGTCAATATCATCCTGGTGGGACCCAACGGGGTCGGCAAATCCACCCTGGCCCGCAACATCGCCCATCAAGCGGTGCTGGCCGGCCACAGCGTCCTCTTTACCAGCGCCGGCCAGATGCTCAATGACTTGGCCGCCCAGGATGGCGACAGCGCCCTCAAGCGGCGCCTCGCCCGCTACGCCCGCCCTCAACTGCTAGCGGTCGACGAGGTGGGGTATCTCGCCTACTCCAATCGCCATGCCGATCTGCTGTTCGAGATCGTCTCCCGCCGCTACGAGGAGAAATCCACCCTGGTCACCACCAACCGACCCTTCGCCGAATGGGGTGAAGTCTTTCCCAACGCCTCCTGCGTGGTCTCCCTCGTGGACCGGCTGGTACACCGCTCCGAGATCCTCACTATCGAAGGTGAATCCTACCGGCTCAAGGAGGCCAAGGAGCGACAGCAGCAACAGGCGCAGCGGCGCCAATCCGCAGCCAAATCCAACAAAGGAGCCCAACCATGA
- a CDS encoding tyrosine-type recombinase/integrase, with protein sequence MSPTATQAWLRRWCAKHGIDPAFTPHDARRTFSTRLNDAGVEPYVVEKCLNHRMNGVMAVYNRAAYREQRIEAYRTMERLVMEVVGNG encoded by the coding sequence ATGTCCCCCACGGCAACACAAGCCTGGTTACGCCGCTGGTGCGCCAAGCACGGCATTGATCCCGCCTTCACGCCGCACGACGCCAGAAGAACATTCAGCACCCGCCTGAACGATGCAGGCGTGGAGCCCTACGTGGTGGAGAAATGCCTTAACCACCGGATGAACGGGGTGATGGCCGTCTACAACCGGGCCGCATACCGCGAGCAACGGATCGAGGCCTACCGCACCATGGAACGCCTGGTGATGGAGGTGGTGGGCAATGGCTGA
- a CDS encoding IS1595 family transposase: MDAPKLPPIAGTDYPTTWVQFLDWFHSEQACRDYLEKLRWPDGLICPRCGASSEAKRISRGRVICPACRHQTSVTAGTIFDKTRTELRVWFAAIWYITNQKHGVSALGLQRVLGLGSYETAWTMLHRLRRAMVRPGRELLDGEVEVDETYLALTDRKTPVSALGRKSRTTKALVAIAVEMLQPKGFGRIRIQQIAQGDYEHLLPFIQESVRSGATIHSDGSAAYRKLDDAGYKHRRTVHIGSETAAHESMPGVHRVAALLQRWMMGTHHGAVQPSQLDYYLDEFVFRFNRRTSRSRGLLFYRLLQQAVITKPVPYGKIVETSQKAEN, from the coding sequence ATGGACGCGCCAAAGCTACCACCGATCGCGGGTACGGACTATCCAACAACCTGGGTTCAATTCCTTGACTGGTTCCATTCTGAGCAAGCTTGTCGCGATTACTTGGAAAAGCTGCGGTGGCCCGATGGCCTGATCTGCCCGAGGTGCGGCGCATCAAGCGAAGCCAAGCGAATCAGTCGTGGCAGAGTGATTTGTCCGGCATGCCGGCACCAGACCAGCGTAACGGCGGGCACTATTTTCGACAAGACACGCACTGAGCTTCGGGTCTGGTTCGCTGCTATTTGGTATATCACCAATCAGAAGCACGGCGTAAGCGCGTTGGGATTGCAGCGTGTGCTTGGGCTGGGGAGCTACGAAACAGCCTGGACGATGCTGCACAGACTGCGACGCGCCATGGTGCGCCCCGGCAGGGAATTGCTTGACGGAGAAGTGGAAGTCGATGAGACCTACCTTGCCCTGACCGACCGGAAAACGCCAGTTTCTGCGCTCGGCCGCAAGAGCCGCACCACAAAGGCACTTGTTGCCATCGCCGTCGAGATGCTTCAACCCAAAGGGTTCGGAAGAATTCGGATTCAGCAAATCGCGCAAGGCGACTACGAGCACCTGCTACCCTTTATCCAGGAGTCTGTTCGTTCGGGCGCGACCATTCACAGTGATGGATCTGCCGCCTATCGGAAACTGGACGATGCCGGATATAAACACCGCCGCACAGTCCATATAGGGTCCGAAACGGCCGCTCATGAATCGATGCCGGGCGTTCACCGGGTCGCCGCATTGCTGCAACGCTGGATGATGGGCACCCACCATGGAGCTGTCCAACCGAGCCAGCTGGACTACTATCTGGACGAATTCGTATTTCGATTCAATCGCCGAACTTCGCGATCTCGGGGGCTGCTCTTCTATCGCCTGCTCCAGCAGGCGGTGATTACGAAGCCGGTGCCCTACGGGAAAATCGTAGAAACGTCCCAGAAAGCCGAGAATTGA